The Arachis hypogaea cultivar Tifrunner chromosome 19, arahy.Tifrunner.gnm2.J5K5, whole genome shotgun sequence genome has a window encoding:
- the LOC112776865 gene encoding uncharacterized protein isoform X4, whose amino-acid sequence MDMEGLSLICASLGTVEEDDQGNRIGYVKGEYCLDNLKDLLRFLRRDDPQTREAFKQVCKWNKVSKDLIPIIEYYQEDRNLLLNAVKVLVFLTMPIEPGSTDIQQQLEYLWGLKSALTSSDVVAVVVSLLERPLENLEHDAFTEDDWKLVQLLLTLFRNILAVQEIPLQQSSAGFATEFLSVRDKFLELLFRENVMDILLVISQYVGGSSIYLQQDNLLLLEIFHYIFFGQDPVLIVKTHLHGAKVEENSQASLSSLQSIMEEEKKKKNICSLNNFSRHSQFSGTFSRLTMDGSKAVLKGNPNSSLNVTLKSKNITRAHAKKIAWDHPRFPPTKDKILELLQAFINQFLSGGYNVLMRSIREDIEKEHPAIQKSDVVVFFQVAEFVTSFQFHKYSASKSKEGGDTFETLGDKGVYSSDFNGQICGPIAASLNESMFQLVISKWRQAYEGLKETNDYKFLSAAGSLLKNMIRMLDLVLKLFPEDSKEPQTARILLYKLFYDQTEEGMTQFLLNLIKTFDNHKQPKSDLADLVEIIHKVVKLMDNLQSRGALRVSKKSKKIRKKKLPEVIESADKQIEEHSSIQNEDGICIGNESAESQPLQKDNPSNANPPGEEGIVVPDDSEHENVVEEFGNLDSLEPTENKNPKHANEDELDENVDSSDEEQLNTICEVDFKVSTLVSTFANHNIIQKLCWLLKFYKSNSLATNHYIISMLRRISDDLELHATFYQLSLLTTFYDILVEQKSCPCNEYADIVAFLNSLVRKMLKKMKKQPLLFVEILFWKTRRECHYINAEYLLDELGHLRKESRNWGSTQGDGEVGSSAAKVWTRRSIADALGDDEADVLITHEFGYQNNEEMLDDVIEGFVSTFGSKDGKDDNSEGKMLEDESQIAPRRKKKLILDGELEEQIKELFQKFKDDPQCSCRIAEALDQHGKISAAQIFNKLKKLGLKVRPKKKMRNSDEPSSTRPNVQKRKRVHAFSEDQEAQIRVLYEQFKDHRRCSFMIANSLDLAGKFTPAQVSRKLKQLGLSFPQKKSSGGEMLENGADLVDGSKDRMEESDDEKLISLIPRKKMKNVKVSIEQLHEQTSKDSLSKDDSDDEMLSSVRKKKMKIGQESNVEFQENTSEDTLSRDDPDNEMLSNFLKKNRRSLLASKHDDLESIQIEETMDSDSSHGGCKDLSERKKMKIGQESNVEFQENTSEDTLSRDDLDNEMLSNFLNFDVNSNS is encoded by the exons ATGGACATGGAAGGATTATCGCTAATCTGCGCCTCCCTAGGCACCGTCGAGGAGGATGACCAAGGCAACCGCATAGGCTACGTCAAGGGAGAATACTGCCTCG ATAACCTGAAAGACTTGCTGAGGTTTCTGCGGCGCGACGACCCACAAACCCGTGAGGCGTTCAAGCAGGTGTGCAAATGGAACAAGGTTTCCAAGGATTTGATTCCGATCATTGAGTACTACCAGGAGGATCGAAATTTGCTTTTGAATGCAG tgaAGGTTTTGGTGTTCCTTACAATGCCAATAGAACCAGGTTCCACGGATATTCAGCAGCAGCTTGAGTATCTGTGGGGATTGAAGTCTGCACTGACGAGTAGTGATGTAGTTGCTGTGGTAGTGTCATTACTAGAAAGACCACTCGAGAATTTGGAACA TGATGCATTCACTGAGGATGATTGGAAATTGGTACAGCTACTGCTTACATTATTTAGAAATATCCTGGCTGTACAGGAAATCCCATTGCAACAGAGTTCAGCGGGATTTGCTACTGAGTTCTTATCAGTGAGAGATAAGTTTCTGGAACTGTTGTTCCGTGAAAATGTAATGGATATACTATTGGTTATATCTCAATATGTCGGTGGCTCCAGCATTTATCTCCAGCAGGATAACTTGCTTCTACTGGAAATTTTCCATTACATATTCTTCGGTCAGGATCCAGTGTTGATTGTTAAGACACATTTACATGGAGCAAAG GTGGAGGAAAACTCCCAAGCTTCTCTTAGCAGTCTCCAGTCCATTATggaggaggaaaagaagaaaaaaaatatctgTAGTCTCAACAATTTTAGTAGGCATTCTCAATTTAGTGGGACATTTTCAAGGCTTACCATG GATGGTTCTAAGGCAGTACTTAAAGGAAATCCTAATTCTTCTCTTAATGTAACGCTTAAATCAAAAAACATCACGCGAGCACATGCCAAAAAAATTGCATGGGACCATCCAAGGTTTCCTCCAACAAAGGATAAGATATTGGAGTTGCTTCAAGCATTTATTAATCAGTTCCTTTCTGGGGGATACAATG TTTTGATGCGGTCTATTCGTGAGGATATTGAAAAGGAGCATCCTGCAATTCAAAAAAGTGACGTTGTTGTTTTCTTTCAAGTGGCTGAATTTGTCACTTCATTTCAGTTTCACAAGTATTCAGCTTCTAAG AGTAAGGAGGGAGGGGATACATTTGAGACATTGGGCGACAAAGGTGTTTATTCCTCAGATTTCAACGGTCAAATATGTGGTCCAATTGCAGCATCCTTGAATGAGTCAATGTTTCAATTAGTGATCTCAAAGTGGCGCCAAGCCTATGAAGGTTTGAAGGAAACAAATGACTACAAGTTCCTATCTGCAGCTGGTTCACTTTTGAAAAACATG ATTCGCATGCTTGATTTAGTACTTAAATTATTTCCAGAAGACTCCAAGGAGCCACAAACAGCTCGCATCCTTCTTTACAAGTTATTTTATGATCAGACTGAGGAAGGGATGACTcagttcctcttgaatttgataaAAACTTTTGACAACCACAAACAACCCAAAAG TGATCTTGCAGATCTGGTGGAAATCATTCACAAGGTTGTAAAGCTAATGGATAATCTCCAATCTCGGGGAGCATTGAGG GTGtctaaaaaatcaaagaaaataagaaagaagaaacTTCCTGAAGTAATAGAATCCGCAGACAAACAAATTGAAGAGCATTCTAGCATTCAAAATGAGGATGGCATCTGTATTGGTAATGAATCAGCTGAAAGTCAGCCACTGCAAAAGGACAACCCATCAAATGCAAATCCCCCTGGTGAAGAAGGCATTGTTGTCCCTGATGATAGTGAACATGAAAatgttgttgaggagtttgggAACTTGGATAGTCTGGAGCCAACAGAAAACAAGAATCCCAAGCATGCTAATGAGGACGAGTTGGATGAAAACGTTGATTCTTCTGACGAAGAGCAATTAAATACAATTTGTGAAGTCGATTTCAAGGTCTCAACACTGGTCTCTACTTTTGCAAATCACAATATTATTCAGAAATTATGCTGGCTGCTGAAGTTTTATAAGAGCAATTCTCTTGCGACAAATCATTACATAATAAGCATGTTGCGAAGAATTAGCGATGACCTTGAACTCCATGCAACGTTCTACCAG TTGTCGCTGCTCACAACTTTTTATGACATCCTGGTTGAACAAAAATCATGCCCCTGCAATGAATATGCAGATATAGTTGCTTTCCTGAATAGTTTGGTGAGAAAAATgctaaagaaaatgaaaaagcaaCCACTACTGTTTGTTGAAATCCTTTTTTGGAAGACCCGACGGGAATGCCACTACATCAATGCTGAATACTTACTGGATGAGCTTGGTCATTTGAGGAAAGAAAGTAGGAACTGGGGTAGTACTCAAGGAGATGGAGAAGTTGGTTCATCCGCTGCAAAAGTATGGACTCGTAGAAGTATAGCTGATGCACTTGGTGACGATGAAGCTGATGTTCTGATCACTCATGAGTTCGGATATCAAAA cAACGAAGAAATGCTTGACGATGTTATTGAAGGCTTTGTTTCTACCTTTGGCAGTAAGGATGGCAAGGATGATAATAG TGAGGGGAAAATGTTGGAAGATGAATCTCAAATAGCtccaaggagaaagaaaaaacttATTCTTGATGGTGAATTGGAAGAACAAATCAAAGAGCTCTTTCAGAA ATTTAAAGATGATCCACAATGCAGTTGTCGTATTGCCGAAGCGCTAGATCAACATGGAAAAATCTCAGCGGCTCAAATTTTCAATAAGTTGAAAAAATTAGGACTAAAAGTTAGGCCTAAGAAAAAGATGCGCAATTCTGATGAACCCTCTTCAACTAGGCCTAATGT ccagaaaagaaaaagagtccaTGCTTTTAGTGAAGATCAAGAAGCTCAAATCAGAGTTTTATATGAACA ATTTAAAGATCACAGAAGATGTAGTTTCATGATAGCCAATTCACTGGATTTGGCTGGTAAATTCACACCTGCTCAAGTCTCTCGAAAACTTAAGCAGCTTGGCTTGTCTTTTCCTCAGAAGAAGAGCTCTGGAGGAGAAATGCTTGAAAATGGTGCAGATCTTGTGGATGGTTCAAAAGATAGAATGGAGGAATCTGATGATGAGAAATTGATATCATTGATCCCAAG gaaaaaaatgaagaatgtCAAAGTATCAATTGAGCAACTACATGAACAGACTAGCAAGGATAGTTTGTCAAAAGATGATTCTGATGATGAAATGCTCAGCTCTGTTCGAAA GAAAAAAATGAAGATTGGCCAGGAATCAAATGTTGAGTTTCAAGAAAATACCAGTGAAGATACATTGTCAAGAGACGATCCTGATAATGAAATGCTCAGCAATTTTCTCaa GAAAAATAGAAGATCCCTGCTTGCATCAAAGCACGATGACCTTGAATCTATCCAAATTGAGGAGACAATGGACAGCGATTCTTCTCATGGCGGCTGTAAAGATCTTTCGGAAAG GAAAAAAATGAAGATTGGCCAGGAATCAAATGTTGAGTTTCAAGAAAATACCAGTGAAGATACATTGTCAAGAGACGATCTTGATAATGAAATGCTCAGCAATTTTCTCaa CTTTGATGTAAATAGTAACTCTTAA
- the LOC112776865 gene encoding uncharacterized protein isoform X2, whose translation MDMEGLSLICASLGTVEEDDQGNRIGYVKGEYCLDNLKDLLRFLRRDDPQTREAFKQVCKWNKVSKDLIPIIEYYQEDRNLLLNAVKVLVFLTMPIEPGSTDIQQQLEYLWGLKSALTSSDVVAVVVSLLERPLENLEHDAFTEDDWKLVQLLLTLFRNILAVQEIPLQQSSAGFATEFLSVRDKFLELLFRENVMDILLVISQYVGGSSIYLQQDNLLLLEIFHYIFFGQDPVLIVKTHLHGAKVEENSQASLSSLQSIMEEEKKKKNICSLNNFSRHSQFSGTFSRLTMDGSKAVLKGNPNSSLNVTLKSKNITRAHAKKIAWDHPRFPPTKDKILELLQAFINQFLSGGYNVLMRSIREDIEKEHPAIQKSDVVVFFQVAEFVTSFQFHKYSASKSKEGGDTFETLGDKGVYSSDFNGQICGPIAASLNESMFQLVISKWRQAYEGLKETNDYKFLSAAGSLLKNMIRMLDLVLKLFPEDSKEPQTARILLYKLFYDQTEEGMTQFLLNLIKTFDNHKQPKSDLADLVEIIHKVVKLMDNLQSRGALRVSKKSKKIRKKKLPEVIESADKQIEEHSSIQNEDGICIGNESAESQPLQKDNPSNANPPGEEGIVVPDDSEHENVVEEFGNLDSLEPTENKNPKHANEDELDENVDSSDEEQLNTICEVDFKVSTLVSTFANHNIIQKLCWLLKFYKSNSLATNHYIISMLRRISDDLELHATFYQLSLLTTFYDILVEQKSCPCNEYADIVAFLNSLVRKMLKKMKKQPLLFVEILFWKTRRECHYINAEYLLDELGHLRKESRNWGSTQGDGEVGSSAAKVWTRRSIADALGDDEADVLITHEFGYQNKDGKDDNSEGKMLEDESQIAPRRKKKLILDGELEEQIKELFQKFKDDPQCSCRIAEALDQHGKISAAQIFNKLKKLGLKVRPKKKMRNSDEPSSTRPNVQKRKRVHAFSEDQEAQIRVLYEQFKDHRRCSFMIANSLDLAGKFTPAQVSRKLKQLGLSFPQKKSSGGEMLENGADLVDGSKDRMEESDDEKLISLIPRKKMKNVKVSIEQLHEQTSKDSLSKDDSDDEMLSSVRKKKMKIGQESNVEFQENTSEDTLSRDDPDNEMLSNFLKKNRRSLLASKHDDLESIQIEETMDSDSSHGGCKDLSERKKMKIGQESNVEFQENTSEDTLSRDDLDNEMLSNFLKKNRRSLLASKHDDLESIQIEERTMDSDSSHGGCKDLSESGERVDLMNSDKVEYHQVDPELVDSEDEVVVGAPPDNTVSRRKLRMVIDHEDDD comes from the exons ATGGACATGGAAGGATTATCGCTAATCTGCGCCTCCCTAGGCACCGTCGAGGAGGATGACCAAGGCAACCGCATAGGCTACGTCAAGGGAGAATACTGCCTCG ATAACCTGAAAGACTTGCTGAGGTTTCTGCGGCGCGACGACCCACAAACCCGTGAGGCGTTCAAGCAGGTGTGCAAATGGAACAAGGTTTCCAAGGATTTGATTCCGATCATTGAGTACTACCAGGAGGATCGAAATTTGCTTTTGAATGCAG tgaAGGTTTTGGTGTTCCTTACAATGCCAATAGAACCAGGTTCCACGGATATTCAGCAGCAGCTTGAGTATCTGTGGGGATTGAAGTCTGCACTGACGAGTAGTGATGTAGTTGCTGTGGTAGTGTCATTACTAGAAAGACCACTCGAGAATTTGGAACA TGATGCATTCACTGAGGATGATTGGAAATTGGTACAGCTACTGCTTACATTATTTAGAAATATCCTGGCTGTACAGGAAATCCCATTGCAACAGAGTTCAGCGGGATTTGCTACTGAGTTCTTATCAGTGAGAGATAAGTTTCTGGAACTGTTGTTCCGTGAAAATGTAATGGATATACTATTGGTTATATCTCAATATGTCGGTGGCTCCAGCATTTATCTCCAGCAGGATAACTTGCTTCTACTGGAAATTTTCCATTACATATTCTTCGGTCAGGATCCAGTGTTGATTGTTAAGACACATTTACATGGAGCAAAG GTGGAGGAAAACTCCCAAGCTTCTCTTAGCAGTCTCCAGTCCATTATggaggaggaaaagaagaaaaaaaatatctgTAGTCTCAACAATTTTAGTAGGCATTCTCAATTTAGTGGGACATTTTCAAGGCTTACCATG GATGGTTCTAAGGCAGTACTTAAAGGAAATCCTAATTCTTCTCTTAATGTAACGCTTAAATCAAAAAACATCACGCGAGCACATGCCAAAAAAATTGCATGGGACCATCCAAGGTTTCCTCCAACAAAGGATAAGATATTGGAGTTGCTTCAAGCATTTATTAATCAGTTCCTTTCTGGGGGATACAATG TTTTGATGCGGTCTATTCGTGAGGATATTGAAAAGGAGCATCCTGCAATTCAAAAAAGTGACGTTGTTGTTTTCTTTCAAGTGGCTGAATTTGTCACTTCATTTCAGTTTCACAAGTATTCAGCTTCTAAG AGTAAGGAGGGAGGGGATACATTTGAGACATTGGGCGACAAAGGTGTTTATTCCTCAGATTTCAACGGTCAAATATGTGGTCCAATTGCAGCATCCTTGAATGAGTCAATGTTTCAATTAGTGATCTCAAAGTGGCGCCAAGCCTATGAAGGTTTGAAGGAAACAAATGACTACAAGTTCCTATCTGCAGCTGGTTCACTTTTGAAAAACATG ATTCGCATGCTTGATTTAGTACTTAAATTATTTCCAGAAGACTCCAAGGAGCCACAAACAGCTCGCATCCTTCTTTACAAGTTATTTTATGATCAGACTGAGGAAGGGATGACTcagttcctcttgaatttgataaAAACTTTTGACAACCACAAACAACCCAAAAG TGATCTTGCAGATCTGGTGGAAATCATTCACAAGGTTGTAAAGCTAATGGATAATCTCCAATCTCGGGGAGCATTGAGG GTGtctaaaaaatcaaagaaaataagaaagaagaaacTTCCTGAAGTAATAGAATCCGCAGACAAACAAATTGAAGAGCATTCTAGCATTCAAAATGAGGATGGCATCTGTATTGGTAATGAATCAGCTGAAAGTCAGCCACTGCAAAAGGACAACCCATCAAATGCAAATCCCCCTGGTGAAGAAGGCATTGTTGTCCCTGATGATAGTGAACATGAAAatgttgttgaggagtttgggAACTTGGATAGTCTGGAGCCAACAGAAAACAAGAATCCCAAGCATGCTAATGAGGACGAGTTGGATGAAAACGTTGATTCTTCTGACGAAGAGCAATTAAATACAATTTGTGAAGTCGATTTCAAGGTCTCAACACTGGTCTCTACTTTTGCAAATCACAATATTATTCAGAAATTATGCTGGCTGCTGAAGTTTTATAAGAGCAATTCTCTTGCGACAAATCATTACATAATAAGCATGTTGCGAAGAATTAGCGATGACCTTGAACTCCATGCAACGTTCTACCAG TTGTCGCTGCTCACAACTTTTTATGACATCCTGGTTGAACAAAAATCATGCCCCTGCAATGAATATGCAGATATAGTTGCTTTCCTGAATAGTTTGGTGAGAAAAATgctaaagaaaatgaaaaagcaaCCACTACTGTTTGTTGAAATCCTTTTTTGGAAGACCCGACGGGAATGCCACTACATCAATGCTGAATACTTACTGGATGAGCTTGGTCATTTGAGGAAAGAAAGTAGGAACTGGGGTAGTACTCAAGGAGATGGAGAAGTTGGTTCATCCGCTGCAAAAGTATGGACTCGTAGAAGTATAGCTGATGCACTTGGTGACGATGAAGCTGATGTTCTGATCACTCATGAGTTCGGATATCAAAA TAAGGATGGCAAGGATGATAATAG TGAGGGGAAAATGTTGGAAGATGAATCTCAAATAGCtccaaggagaaagaaaaaacttATTCTTGATGGTGAATTGGAAGAACAAATCAAAGAGCTCTTTCAGAA ATTTAAAGATGATCCACAATGCAGTTGTCGTATTGCCGAAGCGCTAGATCAACATGGAAAAATCTCAGCGGCTCAAATTTTCAATAAGTTGAAAAAATTAGGACTAAAAGTTAGGCCTAAGAAAAAGATGCGCAATTCTGATGAACCCTCTTCAACTAGGCCTAATGT ccagaaaagaaaaagagtccaTGCTTTTAGTGAAGATCAAGAAGCTCAAATCAGAGTTTTATATGAACA ATTTAAAGATCACAGAAGATGTAGTTTCATGATAGCCAATTCACTGGATTTGGCTGGTAAATTCACACCTGCTCAAGTCTCTCGAAAACTTAAGCAGCTTGGCTTGTCTTTTCCTCAGAAGAAGAGCTCTGGAGGAGAAATGCTTGAAAATGGTGCAGATCTTGTGGATGGTTCAAAAGATAGAATGGAGGAATCTGATGATGAGAAATTGATATCATTGATCCCAAG gaaaaaaatgaagaatgtCAAAGTATCAATTGAGCAACTACATGAACAGACTAGCAAGGATAGTTTGTCAAAAGATGATTCTGATGATGAAATGCTCAGCTCTGTTCGAAA GAAAAAAATGAAGATTGGCCAGGAATCAAATGTTGAGTTTCAAGAAAATACCAGTGAAGATACATTGTCAAGAGACGATCCTGATAATGAAATGCTCAGCAATTTTCTCaa GAAAAATAGAAGATCCCTGCTTGCATCAAAGCACGATGACCTTGAATCTATCCAAATTGAGGAGACAATGGACAGCGATTCTTCTCATGGCGGCTGTAAAGATCTTTCGGAAAG GAAAAAAATGAAGATTGGCCAGGAATCAAATGTTGAGTTTCAAGAAAATACCAGTGAAGATACATTGTCAAGAGACGATCTTGATAATGAAATGCTCAGCAATTTTCTCaa GAAAAATAGAAGATCCCTGCTTGCATCAAAGCACGATGACCTTGAATCTATCCAAATTGAGGAGAGAACAATGGACAGCGATTCTTCTCATGGCGGCTGTAAAGATCTTTCGGAAAG TGGAGAGCGGGTAGATTTAATGAACTCGGACAAAGTAGAATATCATCAAGTGGATCCTGAATTGGTGGATTCGGAGGATGAAGTTGTTGTTGGTGCACCTCCTGATAATACTGTATCCAGAAGGAAGCTGAGAATGGTGATTGATCATGAGGACGACGACTAA